In Kangiella koreensis DSM 16069, a single window of DNA contains:
- a CDS encoding chalcone isomerase family protein translates to MVGISLLIASPLARAKLEPSVRYQQTDYQLCAQQRVTKALFFDVVDVGVYYPNCQQAENVFDSQPKLLRFSYLREVEGIQFNEGADDFLEDNLTDVEKETCLAAFKDFNTIYKDVADGDYYDLFVTPDQGLNLRLNQSQLAELNQAKCATPYLNIWFGPESMDDDFSELQDKLKSLN, encoded by the coding sequence ATGGTTGGCATTTCGCTGTTAATTGCATCCCCCTTAGCTCGCGCTAAACTTGAGCCAAGCGTTCGCTATCAACAGACCGACTACCAGCTGTGTGCACAACAAAGAGTCACCAAGGCCCTTTTCTTTGACGTGGTTGATGTGGGTGTTTACTACCCCAATTGTCAGCAAGCAGAGAATGTATTTGATTCCCAGCCCAAACTTTTGCGCTTTTCCTATTTACGTGAGGTTGAAGGCATTCAATTCAATGAAGGTGCGGATGACTTCCTGGAAGATAATCTTACCGACGTCGAGAAAGAAACTTGCCTGGCTGCATTTAAAGACTTCAATACCATTTATAAAGATGTCGCTGACGGTGATTATTATGATCTGTTTGTGACACCAGACCAAGGTTTAAACCTGCGACTAAATCAGTCTCAATTAGCCGAACTCAATCAGGCCAAATGCGCAACACCTTACCTCAACATATGGTTTGGTCCGGAGTCTATGGATGATGACTTTAGCGAGCTGCAAGATAAACTCAAATCCCTTAACTAA
- a CDS encoding DUF4397 domain-containing protein has product MKLKYFLLPFLVLPLIACNDDDDNDPIEEMMPQSFKVQVVHASQDSPNVNVSVNGSETLSDVNYKQASSRLTLDEGTYTLQVDGITPSGDATVIGPLDVNFAPDQLYTVLAVNQTASIEPLVINQADFTPADGELTVQVIHAASNAPTVDIYLTAPGTDISGTAPTTTLSFKDTLSATDIPAGDYQIRVTPTGDSTVVFDSGTISLPAGVLLNVAAVANTTTGDSPISLLAITDEGATEILDVNSPADFRVFHVSADAPNVDVVVNDDFANPVVTDLAFPDFTGYLSVPEATYNAKVVPTGADTPVVIDADLALEAGASYSVLAVNDLANIEPLVLADTRRAISTEAQLRVVHGSPAAGAVDIYLVSPGTDVNDVEPTLSNVPFKAETGYLSVAEGDYDVIVTATGSKTAAIGPAAISLSNGGIYTIIARDNAGGGAPLNVILADDFVL; this is encoded by the coding sequence ATGAAGTTAAAATACTTTTTACTACCTTTTTTAGTGCTTCCCTTGATCGCTTGTAACGATGATGACGACAATGATCCGATTGAAGAGATGATGCCACAGAGCTTCAAGGTTCAGGTTGTTCATGCCTCGCAAGACTCACCTAATGTTAATGTTTCCGTTAACGGTTCAGAAACTTTGTCAGACGTTAACTATAAACAGGCTTCTTCACGTTTAACCTTAGATGAAGGGACTTATACTTTGCAAGTCGACGGCATCACACCAAGCGGCGATGCAACCGTTATTGGTCCACTAGATGTCAACTTTGCACCTGATCAGTTATACACCGTATTAGCGGTCAATCAAACAGCCTCAATTGAACCACTGGTGATTAACCAGGCTGACTTTACCCCAGCCGATGGTGAATTAACGGTACAAGTCATTCATGCGGCATCGAATGCGCCAACCGTTGATATTTATTTAACCGCTCCGGGCACTGACATTTCTGGCACGGCACCAACCACAACATTAAGTTTCAAAGATACTTTGTCAGCGACTGATATTCCAGCTGGTGATTATCAAATACGTGTCACTCCTACTGGTGACAGTACTGTTGTTTTTGATAGCGGAACTATCAGCTTACCTGCCGGAGTATTGCTCAATGTTGCAGCCGTAGCTAACACCACAACTGGCGACAGCCCAATCAGTTTGCTCGCTATTACCGATGAGGGCGCAACTGAGATCCTTGACGTGAACTCACCGGCTGATTTCCGTGTTTTCCACGTCTCAGCTGATGCTCCAAATGTTGATGTAGTAGTCAATGATGATTTTGCCAATCCAGTAGTGACTGATTTAGCTTTCCCTGATTTTACTGGTTACCTATCCGTACCAGAAGCCACCTATAATGCTAAAGTAGTTCCAACAGGTGCTGATACGCCGGTTGTGATTGATGCCGATTTAGCATTAGAGGCAGGTGCTTCTTACTCTGTGTTAGCCGTTAATGACTTAGCCAATATTGAACCACTTGTATTAGCCGACACCCGTCGAGCCATTTCGACAGAAGCTCAACTAAGAGTTGTTCACGGCTCTCCAGCCGCAGGTGCTGTTGATATCTATCTAGTCTCACCGGGTACTGACGTTAATGATGTTGAGCCAACTTTGAGTAATGTACCCTTTAAGGCTGAAACCGGTTACCTTTCTGTTGCTGAAGGTGATTACGATGTAATAGTCACTGCCACAGGCAGTAAAACAGCAGCTATTGGCCCAGCAGCAATCTCATTGTCTAATGGTGGAATCTACACCATTATAGCTCGTGACAATGCAGGTGGTGGTGCCCCACTGAATGTCATTCTTGCTGATGACTTTGTGCTCTAG
- the dapB gene encoding 4-hydroxy-tetrahydrodipicolinate reductase has protein sequence MTPIVINACTGRMGQELLKAAASDSQVEIVGAMARAQHQKLGTDIGYLVGMEPQGVFVGDDLSVTLNERKVLIDFSLPEHSIETLSHAVSANSPVVIGTTGFSDEQKQAITEAAQSIPIVFAANYSLGVNSLLGLVKQATRLLGDKSDIEIFEAHHKYKKDSPSGTALALGEAVADTQGRDLDNVAEWARHGIGEREPGAIGFSVMRGGDIVGTHEVVFALKGELVTLRHEAQTRQCFAQGAIEAAKWLLGKPAGLYDMQDVLGLKD, from the coding sequence ATGACCCCAATTGTAATTAATGCCTGCACTGGACGAATGGGACAGGAACTGCTCAAGGCCGCAGCTAGTGATAGCCAGGTGGAAATTGTTGGCGCTATGGCGCGTGCGCAACATCAAAAGCTGGGGACTGATATTGGTTATTTAGTTGGCATGGAACCGCAGGGCGTGTTTGTTGGCGATGATTTATCAGTTACTTTGAATGAGCGAAAAGTGCTAATTGATTTTAGTTTGCCAGAGCATTCAATCGAAACTTTGTCCCATGCAGTAAGTGCCAACTCACCGGTGGTTATCGGTACTACAGGTTTTAGTGATGAACAGAAGCAGGCGATTACTGAAGCAGCACAATCGATTCCGATTGTTTTTGCAGCCAACTACAGTCTCGGCGTTAACAGTTTATTAGGACTCGTGAAACAGGCAACCAGGTTACTCGGCGATAAGTCGGATATCGAGATTTTCGAAGCGCATCATAAATACAAGAAAGATTCGCCATCAGGCACAGCCTTGGCGTTAGGTGAAGCTGTTGCAGATACACAAGGTCGAGACCTTGATAATGTGGCCGAATGGGCGCGTCATGGAATCGGTGAACGAGAACCGGGAGCGATTGGTTTTTCAGTGATGCGAGGCGGCGATATCGTCGGCACTCATGAGGTGGTGTTTGCTTTAAAGGGTGAGTTGGTCACCTTACGCCACGAGGCGCAAACCCGACAATGTTTCGCTCAGGGAGCGATAGAAGCGGCCAAATGGTTGCTGGGAAAACCAGCCGGATTGTACGATATGCAGGACGTTTTAGGGCTCAAGGACTGA
- a CDS encoding nuclear transport factor 2 family protein, translating into MNNQRVEDFLQVASKMPPTETVESPDKAFLTLFGDFKAGTKEDIIRQLYAETFYFNDTFKTFGHIDELLKYMPETADATELTTVEIIDVAKSDTDYYLRWVMHMKFSAAGKKIDSKSIGMTQLRFNEEGKIILHQDYWDGAEGFYSRLPIVGFFVNYVQNRL; encoded by the coding sequence ATGAATAATCAGCGCGTAGAAGATTTTTTACAGGTTGCCAGCAAGATGCCGCCAACCGAAACCGTTGAATCGCCGGACAAGGCTTTTTTAACCCTTTTTGGTGATTTTAAAGCAGGCACCAAAGAAGACATCATTCGTCAACTTTACGCCGAAACATTCTACTTTAATGATACCTTTAAGACTTTCGGCCATATCGATGAGCTATTAAAGTATATGCCTGAAACTGCAGATGCCACAGAACTTACTACTGTGGAGATCATTGACGTAGCCAAATCAGATACAGACTATTATCTGCGTTGGGTAATGCATATGAAATTCTCGGCCGCTGGCAAAAAAATCGATTCTAAATCGATTGGCATGACCCAGCTTCGTTTTAACGAAGAGGGTAAAATCATTCTTCATCAGGACTACTGGGATGGCGCTGAAGGTTTTTACTCACGGTTACCAATAGTCGGATTCTTTGTTAATTATGTCCAAAATCGCCTGTAA
- the greA gene encoding transcription elongation factor GreA, producing MNRVPMTVEGAEALQTELNELKKVKRPQVVAAIAEAREHGDLKENAEYHAAREQQGFIEGRIQEIEAKLSNSQIVDVTKISNNGKVIFGSTVILINMDDNNADEVQYKIVGDDEADIKKNKLSINSPIARGLIGKEEGDIANIQTPKGSVEYEIAEVLYL from the coding sequence ATGAATCGAGTTCCTATGACAGTCGAAGGCGCAGAAGCGCTACAGACTGAGTTAAATGAGCTGAAAAAAGTGAAAAGGCCGCAAGTAGTTGCGGCCATCGCTGAAGCACGTGAGCATGGTGACCTAAAAGAAAATGCTGAATACCACGCGGCGCGTGAACAACAAGGTTTCATTGAAGGACGTATTCAGGAAATTGAAGCTAAATTGTCAAACTCACAAATTGTCGATGTTACTAAAATAAGCAACAACGGCAAGGTGATTTTTGGTTCAACTGTTATTCTGATTAATATGGATGACAATAACGCCGATGAAGTTCAGTACAAAATTGTTGGTGACGATGAGGCTGATATTAAGAAAAATAAACTTTCCATTAACTCGCCAATTGCACGCGGTTTGATTGGAAAAGAAGAAGGTGATATCGCCAATATTCAGACGCCAAAAGGTAGTGTTGAATATGAAATTGCTGAGGTTTTGTATCTTTAG
- the carB gene encoding carbamoyl-phosphate synthase large subunit, with the protein MPKRTDIKSILILGAGPIIIGQACEFDYSGAQACKALREEGFRVILVNSNPATIMTDPNMADVTYIEPIHWEVVAKIIEKEKPDAILPTMGGQTALNCALDLASRGVLEIHGVEMIGATREAIDKAEDRELFAKAMSKIGLDQPRQQVAHSLEDAWKVQKEVGFPCIIRPSFTMGGTGGGIAYNKEEFEEICLRGLDLSPTNELLIDESLIGWKEYEMEVVRDKNDNCIIICSIENFDPMGVHTGDSITVAPAQTLTDKEYQRMRNASLAVLREIGVETGGSNVQFAINPENGRMTIIEMNPRVSRSSALASKATGFPIAKVAAKLAVGYTLDELQNEITGGKTPASFEPSIDYVVTKIPRFNFEKFPNVDKTLTTQMKSVGEVMAIGRNFQESFQKAIRGLEVGSSGFEPKLAEDDESWVDTLRQNLRVPGSDRIWYIGDAFRKGWSLDEVFELTGIDKWFLIQIQELIQIEESLKDKSFSDLDADLMRHIKRKGFADQRLADIFAISEKEIRKLRKELGVIPVFKRVDTCAAEFATSTAYMYSTYEEECEANPTDRDKIMILGGGPNRIGQGIEFDYCCVHAAFAMRDDGYETIMVNCNPETVSTDYDTSDRLYFEPLTLEDVLAIVDIEKPKGVIVHYGGQTPLKLARDLEAAGVPIIGTSPDAIDRAEDRERFQRAINRLGLLQPPNRTARNMEEGVRLAEEIGYPLVVRPSYVLGGRAMEIVYNEEELRRYMNDAVSVSNESPVLLDRFLDDAIEVDVDAIFDGKNILIGGIMEHIEQAGVHSGDSACSIPPFSLSKEVQDELRRQMLVMAKELKVRGLMNAQFAIQGERIFILEVNPRASRTVPFVSKATGTPMAKVAASVMAGKTLAETGFTKEIIPRYFSVKEPVFPFNKFPGSDPILGPEMKSTGEAMGVGKTFGDAFYKAKLGGGQAVPDSGQVIISVREADRNGLPAVARSLAEQGFELLATGGTARAIREAGIPCQRINKMFEGRPHIVDYIKNGEVDYIINTTEGKQAIADSFLIRRSALQHKVPYTTTLAGAVASCAAMKENGRSQIYSVQELHTQVDER; encoded by the coding sequence ATGCCAAAACGTACTGATATTAAAAGTATTCTGATTTTAGGCGCTGGCCCAATCATTATTGGCCAGGCTTGCGAATTCGACTATTCCGGCGCTCAGGCCTGTAAGGCTTTGCGTGAAGAGGGTTTCCGAGTGATTTTGGTCAACTCGAACCCGGCAACCATTATGACTGACCCGAACATGGCGGATGTGACCTACATCGAGCCAATTCATTGGGAAGTGGTTGCGAAAATTATCGAAAAAGAAAAGCCAGACGCGATTCTACCGACTATGGGTGGCCAGACTGCATTGAACTGTGCGTTGGATCTAGCCTCACGCGGTGTTTTAGAAATCCACGGTGTGGAAATGATTGGTGCAACGCGTGAAGCAATCGACAAAGCAGAAGATCGTGAGTTGTTCGCCAAAGCGATGTCAAAAATTGGTTTAGACCAACCTCGTCAGCAAGTTGCACACAGCCTTGAAGATGCCTGGAAAGTACAGAAAGAAGTTGGCTTCCCTTGTATTATCCGTCCTTCCTTTACCATGGGTGGTACGGGCGGCGGTATCGCGTACAACAAAGAAGAATTTGAAGAAATCTGCTTACGCGGATTGGATTTGTCGCCAACCAATGAATTATTAATTGATGAATCATTAATCGGTTGGAAAGAGTATGAGATGGAAGTTGTTCGTGATAAGAATGACAACTGTATTATCATCTGCTCTATCGAAAACTTTGACCCAATGGGTGTGCATACCGGCGACTCGATTACCGTTGCGCCAGCGCAAACATTAACCGATAAAGAATATCAGCGCATGCGTAATGCATCGCTTGCAGTATTGCGCGAGATTGGCGTTGAAACCGGTGGTTCGAACGTTCAGTTTGCGATTAACCCCGAAAATGGCCGCATGACCATCATTGAAATGAACCCGCGTGTATCGCGTTCATCAGCATTGGCTTCAAAAGCAACCGGTTTCCCGATTGCTAAAGTAGCCGCAAAACTGGCGGTTGGCTACACCCTCGATGAACTGCAAAACGAAATTACCGGTGGCAAAACACCTGCTTCGTTCGAGCCGAGCATCGACTACGTAGTCACTAAAATCCCTCGCTTCAATTTCGAAAAATTCCCGAATGTTGATAAGACCCTAACCACCCAGATGAAATCTGTGGGTGAGGTCATGGCGATTGGTCGTAATTTCCAGGAGTCGTTCCAAAAAGCAATTCGTGGTTTGGAAGTTGGCTCTTCTGGTTTCGAACCAAAGCTGGCTGAGGATGATGAGAGCTGGGTTGATACGCTTCGTCAAAACTTGCGTGTGCCTGGTTCAGATCGTATCTGGTACATCGGTGATGCTTTCCGTAAGGGCTGGTCACTGGACGAAGTGTTTGAACTGACTGGAATCGATAAATGGTTCCTGATTCAGATTCAAGAGCTTATTCAAATTGAAGAAAGTCTAAAAGACAAATCGTTCTCGGACTTAGATGCAGACTTAATGCGTCACATTAAGCGCAAAGGTTTCGCGGATCAAAGACTGGCTGATATCTTCGCCATCAGTGAAAAAGAAATTCGCAAGCTTCGTAAAGAACTTGGGGTAATTCCAGTGTTCAAGCGAGTAGATACCTGTGCGGCTGAGTTTGCTACCAGTACCGCTTACATGTATTCAACTTATGAAGAAGAGTGCGAAGCGAATCCGACTGACCGCGATAAGATTATGATTTTAGGTGGTGGACCAAACCGTATCGGGCAAGGTATTGAGTTTGATTACTGCTGTGTTCATGCCGCTTTTGCGATGCGTGACGATGGTTACGAAACTATCATGGTTAACTGTAACCCAGAAACGGTTTCAACCGATTACGATACCTCGGATCGCTTGTATTTTGAGCCATTAACGCTTGAAGATGTATTGGCGATTGTCGATATTGAAAAGCCAAAAGGTGTGATTGTTCATTATGGTGGTCAGACACCATTGAAACTGGCGCGTGATTTGGAAGCAGCTGGCGTACCAATCATTGGTACTTCTCCTGATGCGATTGACCGAGCAGAAGACCGTGAGCGATTCCAGCGAGCGATTAACCGCTTAGGTTTGTTACAGCCACCTAACCGCACAGCGCGTAACATGGAAGAAGGTGTACGCCTGGCAGAAGAAATTGGTTATCCGCTAGTGGTTCGCCCTTCTTACGTATTAGGCGGACGCGCGATGGAAATCGTTTATAACGAAGAAGAATTGCGTCGTTATATGAACGATGCAGTGAGCGTTTCGAACGAGTCGCCAGTATTGTTAGACCGCTTCCTGGATGACGCGATTGAGGTTGACGTTGATGCGATTTTTGACGGTAAGAATATTCTGATTGGCGGCATCATGGAGCATATTGAGCAAGCAGGTGTTCACTCCGGTGACTCAGCCTGTTCGATTCCTCCATTTAGCTTAAGCAAAGAAGTGCAGGATGAACTGCGTCGTCAGATGTTGGTCATGGCAAAAGAGCTTAAAGTTCGCGGCTTGATGAACGCCCAGTTTGCTATTCAAGGTGAGAGAATTTTCATTCTTGAAGTGAACCCACGTGCATCACGTACCGTGCCATTTGTTTCAAAAGCAACCGGCACGCCAATGGCGAAAGTTGCTGCGTCAGTGATGGCCGGTAAGACATTAGCTGAAACAGGCTTTACTAAAGAAATTATTCCTCGCTACTTCTCGGTTAAAGAACCGGTATTCCCATTCAACAAGTTCCCGGGTTCTGACCCTATTCTTGGCCCTGAGATGAAATCAACAGGCGAAGCGATGGGGGTTGGTAAAACATTTGGTGATGCTTTCTACAAAGCAAAGCTGGGTGGAGGCCAGGCGGTACCGGATTCCGGACAAGTCATTATCAGTGTGCGTGAAGCGGACCGAAATGGTTTGCCGGCAGTAGCGCGTTCATTGGCAGAGCAAGGTTTTGAGTTGTTAGCGACGGGCGGAACAGCACGAGCAATTCGTGAAGCTGGTATTCCATGTCAGCGCATCAACAAGATGTTTGAAGGTCGTCCGCACATTGTTGACTACATTAAAAACGGTGAAGTGGATTACATTATTAATACCACTGAAGGTAAACAGGCGATTGCTGACTCATTCTTGATACGTCGTAGCGCACTGCAACATAAAGTGCCATACACAACTACCTTGGCGGGAGCTGTGGCATCTTGTGCAGCGATGAAGGAGAATGGTCGTAGTCAGATTTACTCAGTGCAAGAACTACACACACAGGTTGATGAGCGATGA
- the carA gene encoding glutamine-hydrolyzing carbamoyl-phosphate synthase small subunit has translation MEVSLLEQESQQLLRPAQQPAILVLEDGSVFHGVSIGYEGHAVGEVVFNTAMTGYQEILTDPSYAKQMVTLTYPHIGNTGANSEDVESTNLWAEALIIRDLPLLHSNYRSEESLSDYLKRHKKVAIADIDTRRLTRILRDKGALSGCIIAGEAPDADKALELAKEFPGLKGMDLAKVVSTKESYTWQDSTWSLEEGYGKLKEAKFKVVAYDFGAKHNILRMLVERGCDLTVVPAQTPASEVLAMKPDGIFLSNGPGDPEPCDYAIKAIQEVLETNIPVFGICLGHQLLALASGGKTAKMKFGHHGANHPVQDVADGTVMITSQNHGFAADEKSLPDNLKATHRSLFDGTLQGIKRTDKPAFSFQGHPEASPGPHDAAPLFDHFIELMEQHKA, from the coding sequence ATGGAGGTTTCTTTGTTAGAACAAGAGTCTCAACAGCTGCTAAGACCCGCCCAGCAGCCCGCCATTTTAGTTCTTGAAGATGGTAGTGTTTTTCACGGAGTTTCAATCGGTTACGAAGGACATGCAGTAGGCGAGGTGGTTTTCAATACCGCCATGACAGGATATCAGGAGATTTTAACTGACCCTTCCTACGCTAAGCAGATGGTAACCCTCACTTATCCCCACATCGGTAACACCGGTGCCAATTCCGAAGATGTTGAATCGACCAATCTTTGGGCTGAAGCATTAATCATTCGTGACCTTCCTTTATTACACAGCAATTATCGCAGCGAAGAGTCTTTATCAGACTATTTAAAGCGCCATAAGAAAGTCGCCATTGCAGACATTGATACGCGTCGCTTAACGCGAATCTTGCGTGATAAGGGTGCTTTGAGTGGCTGTATCATTGCAGGTGAGGCTCCAGATGCTGATAAAGCATTAGAGCTGGCTAAAGAGTTTCCGGGCTTGAAAGGAATGGATTTGGCAAAAGTAGTCTCCACCAAGGAAAGCTACACTTGGCAAGACAGCACCTGGTCTTTAGAAGAAGGCTACGGCAAACTCAAAGAAGCTAAGTTCAAAGTTGTTGCTTATGACTTCGGTGCTAAACACAATATCTTGAGAATGCTGGTTGAGCGCGGTTGTGATTTGACGGTTGTGCCAGCACAGACTCCCGCGAGCGAAGTTCTGGCGATGAAGCCTGATGGTATTTTCCTATCCAATGGCCCAGGTGACCCGGAGCCTTGCGATTACGCGATTAAGGCGATTCAAGAAGTTCTAGAAACCAATATTCCAGTGTTCGGTATCTGTCTTGGACATCAGTTGTTGGCTCTGGCCAGCGGCGGCAAGACGGCGAAGATGAAGTTTGGCCACCACGGCGCCAACCATCCTGTGCAAGACGTAGCAGATGGCACGGTTATGATTACCAGCCAAAACCACGGTTTTGCGGCAGACGAGAAATCGTTACCGGATAACTTAAAAGCAACTCATCGTTCCCTATTCGATGGCACCCTACAGGGTATCAAGCGTACGGATAAGCCTGCGTTTAGCTTCCAGGGTCACCCTGAAGCAAGTCCCGGTCCACACGATGCTGCACCATTGTTCGACCACTTCATTGAATTGATGGAACAACACAAAGCTTAG
- a CDS encoding cryptochrome/photolyase family protein, with protein MRKNINLVWFRNDLRVGDNPALFYAAEQGAVIGIYLEPVEQREAHDDAPCKIGFIYDSVNELRKKLNKLNIPLHSFKVKDYQQSVEKIVQLVEQYNTDGVYFNNEYPFNERNRDDELEKVLLGKGKEVKRFDGDVIIPPNSVSTGKGEPYKVFTPYKKSWIEFHKTQGISPLPIPSKQDFKIEKQHDYDFGHDYRKDLWPAGELAAQDRLKEFLPKAGYYKEHRDIPAVKGTSMLSPYLTVGAISAKQCIESLLEWYEGDQEAFYLDTWLSEIIWREFYRQIIIDNPQISYHLPFKKDAKEVWNGQHELFEKWCQAETGFPLIDAAMRQLIQTGWMHNRLRMNVAMFLNKLCLIDWREGEAFFMRHLIDGDFASNNGGWQWCSSTGADGAPYFRIMSPITQSQRFDPQGKFIRKLVPELASLNNKDIHFPTSQQRKELGYPEPIIDYKEARKAALALLS; from the coding sequence ATGAGGAAGAATATTAACTTAGTCTGGTTTAGAAATGATTTAAGAGTAGGCGATAACCCTGCTCTTTTTTATGCTGCCGAACAGGGTGCAGTTATTGGCATTTATCTTGAACCCGTTGAGCAACGAGAGGCACATGACGACGCTCCCTGCAAAATTGGCTTTATCTATGACAGCGTAAATGAGTTGCGCAAAAAGCTGAACAAACTGAATATACCTTTGCACAGCTTCAAGGTGAAAGACTATCAGCAGTCGGTAGAAAAAATAGTGCAATTAGTCGAGCAATATAATACTGATGGAGTTTACTTTAATAATGAATACCCATTCAATGAAAGAAATCGCGATGATGAATTGGAAAAAGTGTTGCTAGGCAAAGGAAAAGAAGTAAAGCGTTTTGATGGTGATGTCATTATTCCCCCCAATAGCGTAAGTACGGGTAAGGGTGAGCCTTACAAAGTATTTACCCCCTATAAAAAATCGTGGATTGAATTTCATAAGACGCAAGGAATATCGCCTCTCCCGATACCGAGTAAACAGGACTTTAAGATTGAGAAGCAGCATGATTATGACTTCGGCCATGATTATCGAAAGGATTTGTGGCCTGCGGGTGAACTGGCAGCACAGGATAGGCTAAAGGAGTTCTTGCCGAAAGCTGGTTATTATAAAGAGCACAGAGATATTCCAGCAGTCAAAGGAACCAGCATGTTGTCGCCCTATTTGACTGTTGGTGCTATTTCAGCAAAGCAATGTATAGAATCGTTGCTGGAGTGGTATGAAGGTGATCAGGAAGCTTTCTATCTAGATACCTGGTTATCAGAAATTATCTGGCGTGAGTTTTATCGTCAGATCATCATAGATAATCCACAAATTAGTTATCACCTGCCTTTTAAGAAAGATGCCAAAGAAGTTTGGAATGGTCAGCATGAGTTATTTGAAAAGTGGTGCCAGGCTGAAACAGGGTTTCCACTGATTGATGCAGCCATGCGCCAGCTCATACAAACAGGGTGGATGCACAACCGTTTGCGTATGAATGTGGCCATGTTTTTAAACAAGTTATGTTTAATTGACTGGCGTGAAGGGGAGGCTTTTTTCATGCGTCATTTGATTGATGGTGACTTTGCTTCAAATAATGGCGGCTGGCAATGGTGTTCATCCACAGGCGCCGATGGTGCTCCTTATTTCAGAATTATGAGCCCGATTACTCAGTCGCAACGTTTTGATCCTCAAGGGAAATTTATTAGAAAGTTAGTGCCTGAATTAGCAAGCTTAAATAATAAAGACATCCACTTTCCGACCAGCCAGCAACGTAAAGAACTGGGCTATCCAGAGCCAATCATTGATTACAAAGAAGCAAGGAAAGCTGCGCTGGCATTGTTAAGTTAG
- a CDS encoding YbgA family protein, with translation MSKIKIAISSCLLGNKVRFDGGHKQSKYCLNVLSDWFEYTPVCPEMGIGLPTPRPPIHLVRVGDDIRVKKVDDHSLDVTDELRDYAHKTMPRIQDACGYIVIRNSPSCGMERVKVYHENGNPAGESYRGVYIDEIMKLHPNLPVEEEGRLQDPKLRENFITRVFAYNEWKESVVNEPSMKKLIEFHSRYKYLVMAHSYQAYKELGRLVANTEQREITELLQEYEDTLMRILKKIASSKSHTNVLYHILGYLKRDLTSAAKQELVKVIEQYRKGLVTLVVPVTLINHYLTQFGSDYIKQQAYLDPHPLELGLRNYL, from the coding sequence ATGAGCAAAATAAAGATAGCGATCAGCTCGTGCCTGCTTGGAAATAAAGTTCGATTTGATGGTGGGCATAAGCAATCCAAATACTGTTTGAATGTACTCAGCGACTGGTTTGAGTACACGCCAGTGTGTCCTGAAATGGGTATTGGGCTACCAACTCCTCGACCACCGATCCACTTAGTTCGGGTGGGTGATGATATTCGAGTTAAAAAAGTCGATGACCATAGTCTGGATGTGACCGATGAGTTACGCGACTATGCCCACAAAACGATGCCAAGAATTCAAGACGCCTGTGGCTACATTGTAATTCGTAATTCGCCAAGCTGCGGTATGGAGCGGGTTAAGGTGTATCACGAGAATGGCAACCCAGCCGGGGAATCCTACCGCGGCGTCTATATTGATGAAATTATGAAATTGCATCCAAACTTGCCGGTAGAGGAGGAAGGGCGTTTGCAGGATCCGAAATTGCGCGAGAACTTTATTACTCGTGTTTTCGCCTACAATGAATGGAAAGAGTCTGTTGTAAACGAGCCGAGCATGAAGAAATTGATTGAATTCCATAGCCGCTATAAGTACCTGGTGATGGCACATAGCTATCAGGCTTATAAAGAGCTTGGGCGACTGGTTGCTAATACAGAACAGAGAGAAATAACCGAGCTGTTACAAGAGTACGAAGACACGCTGATGCGAATATTAAAGAAGATTGCATCCAGCAAGTCACACACTAATGTGCTCTATCATATTTTGGGTTATTTAAAACGCGATCTGACTTCAGCAGCCAAGCAGGAGTTGGTGAAGGTCATTGAACAATACCGAAAGGGGCTCGTTACCTTGGTCGTTCCGGTCACCTTAATTAATCATTACCTGACTCAATTTGGATCTGACTATATTAAGCAGCAGGCTTATCTTGATCCCCATCCTTTGGAGCTGGGATTGCGAAATTATTTATGA